One genomic segment of Streptomyces sp. TLI_146 includes these proteins:
- a CDS encoding TnsA-like heteromeric transposase endonuclease subunit — protein sequence MPGRRWGPGWWWSATMGRHVAHGSAAMRAQLMLLDRNRRVVGLSARPVRVVWRDERSRVRSWIPQLFARYTDGTGLLADCPAAEDAGGSGRSTPRRCWTQHVGWWVAVPAP from the coding sequence ATGCCGGGTCGGCGGTGGGGCCCTGGCTGGTGGTGGTCGGCCACCATGGGCCGGCATGTGGCACACGGGTCGGCTGCGATGCGGGCGCAGTTGATGCTCCTGGACCGCAACCGGCGGGTCGTGGGGTTGTCGGCGCGTCCGGTACGGGTGGTGTGGCGCGATGAACGCAGCCGCGTACGGTCATGGATCCCGCAGCTGTTCGCCCGGTACACCGACGGGACCGGGCTGCTGGCTGACTGCCCCGCCGCTGAGGACGCCGGCGGGTCCGGGCGCAGCACGCCCAGGCGGTGCTGGACGCAGCATGTGGGCTGGTGGGTGGCAGTACCGGCGCCTTAG